Genomic window (Roseivirga sp. 4D4):
TGGTCAAGAAGCGATGGGTTTCACCATTAAAAATGCTACCACCTGAGAGAGGTGACCACGCCATTGGAGGAATACCAACTTCTTGACACAAGTCAATGGTCCCATTATCGAATTCCTGTAAAGCAGCTACAGAAATCTCGACTTGATTGGTAACCAAAGGAAAATCCATATGGGCTTGAAGGTTGTCAAACTGCCCTGGTAGATAGTTAGACACACCAAACTCCTGCACCTTGCCAGATTGTCTCAGGTCAGAAAAAGCCCTGGCAATTTCTGAAGGATCACTGAATGGGTCTGGTCTATGGATTAACAGAATATCGATTTGTTCGCGCTGCAACTTAGCAAGTGAATTATCAACAGACCAAATGATATGGTCATAGCTAGTATCATAATGTTTGATATAATGATCAGGTCGGTTTTCTGATAAAAGTTTAATGCCATATTTAGTGATCACCTTTATCCTCTTATTCAGATCTGGAACGGTTCCAAGGGCATTGCCGAAGACTTCTTCGACCATATAATCTCCATAGATGTCAGCATGGTCGAAGGTATCTATACCCATTTCTATACATTTTTCGACAAACGAGATAAGCTGATCTTGCGTAAAGTCCCATTCTGTCAAACGCCACATACCATGGACTATATTGGAAATACTCAGTTTATCGCTTATTTGGATCTGTTTCATTGATTTTCTCTTTGAACACTAAAATTGGAATAAATTTGAAATTTTTGCCGTATATAAAGTTTTTTATCTTTGTGTTGCGTTGGGACGCAAAAAATCAAAACACGGGTCTTTAGAATGAAATCGAGAAAGGTACATTCCTATAATGGAAAGAAAGCGTACTACGCGAAATTCGGAAGGAAATGGGTGGTTGAGGAAAACGGTGAAGAAGAAGAATTTGTGAATATTGAGGCAATGATTGACAAGTATCCTGAATTGCTCAATGTAGGTGCCATCAATCTATCTTTTGAAAAAAGGAAATTTGCCCGAGAAGAAGTGCTACCACCGCCTGTGGTAAGGGAGACAGAAATCCACACGAAATCCGTTACTTGTTATTATTGCTCTGGCTCGGGTGAGATCGTAGGTGGTGTTCCATGTCCTAATTGTAACGGCAAAGGCACTTTTGTTGTGTCGGATCGAGGTCTCGGTTAATTAATCTGACTATGTTACAAATCCTTCACAATCCGCGGTGTAGAAAAAGCCGCGAGACCTTGCAGCTTATCCAAGAAACAGGTGTTGACGTTGAGGTTATCGAGTACCTAAAAGATGTGCCGAGCCAAGCAGAGCTTAAGGGCATTATTCAAAAGCTTAATATTAGCCCTACTGAACTTCTAAGAAAAGGGGAGGCAATTTTTAAGGAGCAATTCAAAGGGAAGACCCTTACCGATGACGAGTGGATTGAAGTGATGGTCAATAATCCTAAGCTGATCGAAAGGCCGATTGTCATTAAAGGGGATAATGCGGTCATCGGAAGACCTCCTGAGAACGTTAAGTCACTTCTTTAACAAGTCTAATATCCTAAGATCTTCATCATACTATCATGGTTTTGCTCCTCAGCAAAAACGGTTGTAAACAACTGTCCATCCTCATCTTTGTCTATTAGCACATGCTTTGGAGCAGGGATCAGACAATGCTGAATACCACCATATCCTCCAAGAGAATCCTGATAAGCCCCAGTGTGAAAGAAGCCAACATATAGCTTTTCATCCTCTTCAATCAAAGGCATGAAAAGTTCAGATGAGTGCGATTCTGAGTTATAGTAATCCATACTATCACAGGTCAACCCGCCCATATTGATTTTCTGGAATGGATGATCCCATTTATTGATAGCCAGGAGGATGAACTTCTGATTCATACCCCAAGCGTCAGGCAAACTGGTGATAAAAGAGCCATCCACCATATACCAAAGCTCCTTGTCGTTTTGCAACTTCTGATCCAGAACCGAATAGATGATGGCGCCACTTTCACCCACGGTAAATGACCCGAATTCTGTGATGATATTGGGCATCGGGACGTTACTCTTATTGCAAATCCATTTTATATTTTCAACTATCTGATCGACCATATAAGCATAGTCGTATTCAAAGGTCATTGAAGTTTTAATAGGGAAACCGCCTCCAATATCGATAGTGTCGAGTTCAGGGCAGATCTTCTTTAATTCACAATACTTGTACATGAACCTACTTAATTCACTCCAGTAATAAGCTGTGTCTTTGATGCCCGTATTGATGAAGAAGTGGAGCATCTTTAGCTTAGCGTTAGTACCCTTTATTTGGTCTGTGTATAGGGCATTGATGTCGCTATAGCGAATCCCAAGTCTGGAGGTATAGAATTCAAAGTTTGGCTCCTCATCGGCCGCTACGCGAATACCAATCTGAAAGTCCTTGTCAATTCTTGACTTGTACTCATCTAGCTCATTGAGATTGTCTAGTACAGGAATGCAGTTATTGAATCCATCATTGATGAGTTCCTGGATATACTGCACGTATAGTGGTCGCTTAAATCCATTGCAAACAATCAGTGCATCCTTATCGATTTTCCCCTTTTGATAAAGACTTTTAACAATCTGTAGGTCAAAGGCTGATGAAGTCTCGATATGACAATCATTGTCAATCACTTCGTCTAATACAAATTCGAAATGAGAGGACTTTGTACAGTAGCAATAGGTATAATCACCCTTATAATTGTGCTTTGCGATTGCATCACTAAACCACTTTTTTGCCCGTTGGATATTCTCAGCGATTTTCGGGATGTAGGTGATTTTCAAGGGCGTTCCATGCTCTTTTATCACGTCATGGAGCGAGATTCCATGAAATTCAAGGTACTTTCCATTTACCTTGAATTCTTCCGTAGGAAACTCGAAAGTCTGGTCTATTAGATCAAAGTAGCTTTTCACTTGGCTTCTGAATTATGACAAGGAGCGCAAATATTGTAACAATTCACCAATTCTGAATGCCCATTGGTTGGAAAATATTGAACGAAGTGCTGCACTCATTTTTTTCTCCTCCCATTGGTGAATGAAGTCTTTCGATTTTTTCACTTTTACCAAGTCAAAAATGTACCTTGTGACTAAGTAAACTTTTAAGGATGAGGAAAATTAGATTGGTTGAAGTGAGGTCTGAACTGGCAGCAGGTACCCGAGGTGCCAGCATGGGCATAGACGCACTTAAAATCGCAAGTATTAAAAGGCACTCGAACTTCTTTATGCGCTTCGAGCCTGTAAGTGTCAAGGACGAAAATCAACTCCTTTTTGGTGACCCACAATTTGATTTTGCCAAGTACGGTGAGGGTGTGTTTACCATGCTTAATAGGGTATGTGATACCATTACCGAATTGAGAAAGGAACAACTCTTTCCAATCGTATTGGCAGGGGATCATTCTACTGCCGCGGGTACTATCTGTGGCATTAAGCAGGCCGACCCGGAAAAGCGACTGGGCGTCATATGGATAGACGCACATGCCGACTTCCATTCTCCCTACACTACACCATCCGGTAACATGCATGGTATGCCGCTGGCCATGGTGACTGCCATTGACAACGAGGCTTGCGAAGTGAATGATGTGGAGGAAGAAACAGAAGCTCTTTGGGAAAGGATCAAGAAGATAGGGGGGAGAGGCCCTAAAATAGCCCCAAGCGATGTCGTATTCATCGGAGTTAGAGATACAGAGGCTCCCGAGGAACATATTTTGAAAGAACATGGTATTCGAAACTTCAGCACCGAAGAGGTGAACCAAAAAGGCGTTGAAGCTGTCGCAAGTGAGGCCTTGGAGATACTATCAGAATGCGATCAGGTCTATATATCCTTTGATGTTGATAGCCTGGATACTTCAATTTCTACTGGAACGGGTACTCCGGTACCTAATGGTTTGTCAAAGGAGCAGGCTTTCGACCTAAATAGAGAGTTGATAAAAGATAAAAGAGTTTGTTGTTGGGAAATTGTGGAGGTGAACCCAACTTTGGACACTGAAAACCGGATGGCGGAGAGTGCTTTCGATATTCTCGAGGCCACAACCGACTCTCTGATTAAGAATTTCTAATTAATGGAAGAACAGATTAAGCAAGGTATCGCTGACGCCTTGAAAGCATTATATAGCCATGAAGTGGCTGCTGAGGCAATCGCCTTACAACCCACTCGAAAAGAGTTTGAAGGCACTTATACTTTTGTCACTTTCCCTTTTGCCAGGTTTTCCAAAAAGAACCCTGAAGAAACGGGTAATGAGATTGGTGCTTACCTAGAAACTCATTGCGAGGTGGTCTCTGGTTTCAATACAGTCAAGGGCTTTTTAAACATCTCTGTATCAGAAGCATCTCAGGTTCAGAGTTTCATTCAAATGTTCAATGGTAAGGACGTGGCCGCCTCATCACTCTTTGACGTTGCGCCTACTGGCAGAACGGTTGTGGTAGAGTACTCATCCCCCAATACCAATAAGCCACTTCATTTAGGACATTTGCGTAATAATTTCCTAGGCAACTCTGTTTCCAGAATCCTAAAAGCCGCTGGAAATGAGGTGCATAAGGTACAGATCATCAACGATCGTGGTATTCATATCTGTAAGTCCATGTTGGCATGGTTACGATTTGGCGAAGGTGAAACGCCAGAGACTTCGGGCTTGAAGGGGGACCATCTGGTAGGTAAATACTATGTAGCTTTTGATAAAGCATTCAAGGCTGAGGTGGCCGATTTAGTAGCCAAAGGTTTTCAGCAAGAACAAGCTGAAAAAGAAGCACCGATTCTTTTGGAAGCCCAGGAGATGCTCAAGAAATGGGAAGCAAAAGATCCTGAAGTCTACGCACTTTGGGAGAAAATGAATGGCTGGGTCTATGAAGGCTTTAATGCTACATATGACAAGATGGGGGTTGATTTTGATCAGCTTTACTACGAAAGCGATACTTATTTGATTGGTCGCGATCGTGTAATGGAAGGCCTTGAAAAAGGTGTGTTCTTTAAAAAAGAAGATGGGTCCGTTTGGGTTGATTTGACCGATGAAGGTCTCGATGAGAAGCTCTTGCTAAGAAGTGATGGGACCTCTGTTTACATGACGCAGGATATAGGTACTGCACTCATGCGCTTCGATGATTACCCAGGATTGAGTCAACTGATTTATACCGTGGGTAATGAACAAGAGTACCATTTCAAAGTCCTCTTCCTGATCCTTAAGAAACTCGGCTACCATTGGGCGTCTTCATGCTATCACCTTTCTTATGGAATGGTAGACCTTCCTTCCGGGAAGATGAAGTCAAGAGAGGGCACAGTGGTCGATGCGGATGATTTAATGCAGGAAATGGCGAATACCGCTAAGTCAAGAACTGAAGAACTCGGCAAAATCGATGGCTTTTCAGAGGATCAGGCCAGTGAGCTTTATGAAATGCTTGGCCTTGGCGCCATCAAGTACTTCTTACTGAAAGTCGATCCGCGAAAGCGAATGCTATTCAATCCTGAAGAATCAATCGAGTTTCAGGGAAATACAGGGCCTTTTATTCAATATACCCATGCACGAATCAGTTCTATCCTAAGAAAAGCGAATCAGCTTGGGGTGAGTTTTGACGCTGAAAATTTCGATCAGGTCAATGAAATCCATCAAATGGAAAAGGACTTGATTTACGCCTTAGGTCTTTATCCAGAAAAGTTAAAGGCTGCTGCGGAGGCTTATTCACCCGCTGTGATTGCTCAGTATGTGTATGATTTGGCAAAAGATTATAATCGATTCTATGCCGAACTCTCCATCTTCAATGAGTCGGACAAAAACTTGCAGCAATTTAGGGTAGCTCTTTCTGCTTTAACAGCACAAACCATTAAGGTCAGTATGGGTTTACTAGGGGTTGATGTTCCCGATAGAATGTAAATGAAAAACTGGATAGTCGCTTTTAGGTTAAGGACACTGCCCTTGGCATTGGCTTCGATTGGTATGGGGGCTTTCCTTGCGGGGGCATCAGGCAATTTCGATGCACTTGTTTTCGGCTTGTGTGCTCTGACAACCATCTTTCTGCAGGTACTTTCCAACCTGGCCAATGACTACGGTGACTCTATTCACGGTGCTGATAGCACTGAAAGACAAGGCCCCTCTCGGGCAGTGCAATCTGGTGCGATCACTAAAGCACAAATGAAACGGGCCATTCTAATCTTTGTATTGCTTTCCTTGGCAAGTGGTATAGCCTTGATATATGTGGCTTTCGGTTGGATGAGTTTCAATTTTAACTTATTCCTTGGCATTGGCGCATTGGCCATCTTAGCGGCCATAACTTATACCGCAGGGTATAAGCCCTATGGTTATGCGGGCCTCGGGGATATCAGTGTCTTGATATTCTTTGGTTTTGTTGCTGTGATGGGTAGTGCCTTTTTGTATGAGCAAAGCTTAAATTGGAACTATCTGTTGCCCGCTATTTCAGTGGGATTCTTTTCTGTGGCCGTGTTGAATGTAAATAACATCAGAGATATTGAGTCAGATGAGAAGGCAGGGAAACGATCTATCCCTGTTAGACTAGGTAGAGATGCTGCTGTCAGGTATCATTGGTTTCTTCTTTTTTCCGGTTTTGCTGCCGCTTTGGTCTATGTGGCGCTCAACTACGTTGCTGTTACTCAGTTTCTGTTTGTACTCAGCTTACCATTGTTGCTAGTCAATGCAAGAGCAGTCCACTCAAAAAGGAATGCCGCTGAACTCGATCCGTTTTTGAAGCAAATGGCCTTGTCAACTTTGCTTTTCGTTGTTCTTTTTGGTCTGGGGAGCCTCTTATAATACTTCTGGTCAAAAATTTTGAGGTTGACCAAGTGTAGATTACTTTAGTAAAAAAACCATTCTATGAGCCTTAATAAATCAAGCCAATTGAATGTTCAGTGTCAGTTCTGCAAATCGAGAACTGACTCTCATTTTGCTGATTTGCCAGAAGAAGATCTGAGTATTCTGTCTGCTCATAAGTCCTGTGTTACTTACAAAAAGGGACAAAACCTGTTTTATGAAGGGACTAGACCTATGGGTATTTTTTGTATCAACTATGGTAAGGTCAAAGTCTATAAAATGGGTTCGAATGGTAAAGAACAGATTCTTTTCATTGCCCAGCCTGGAGACTTTTTAGGATATAGGTCATTGTTGAGCGAAGAGTTCTATGGAGCGTCTGCTGCGGTGATTGAGCAAGCTGCTATTTGTTTTATTCCCAAGAGTGACTTCTTGACAATTT
Coding sequences:
- the arsC gene encoding arsenate reductase (glutaredoxin) (This arsenate reductase requires both glutathione and glutaredoxin to convert arsenate to arsenite, after which the efflux transporter formed by ArsA and ArsB can extrude the arsenite from the cell, providing resistance.) — translated: MLQILHNPRCRKSRETLQLIQETGVDVEVIEYLKDVPSQAELKGIIQKLNISPTELLRKGEAIFKEQFKGKTLTDDEWIEVMVNNPKLIERPIVIKGDNAVIGRPPENVKSLL
- a CDS encoding arginine decarboxylase; this translates as MKSYFDLIDQTFEFPTEEFKVNGKYLEFHGISLHDVIKEHGTPLKITYIPKIAENIQRAKKWFSDAIAKHNYKGDYTYCYCTKSSHFEFVLDEVIDNDCHIETSSAFDLQIVKSLYQKGKIDKDALIVCNGFKRPLYVQYIQELINDGFNNCIPVLDNLNELDEYKSRIDKDFQIGIRVAADEEPNFEFYTSRLGIRYSDINALYTDQIKGTNAKLKMLHFFINTGIKDTAYYWSELSRFMYKYCELKKICPELDTIDIGGGFPIKTSMTFEYDYAYMVDQIVENIKWICNKSNVPMPNIITEFGSFTVGESGAIIYSVLDQKLQNDKELWYMVDGSFITSLPDAWGMNQKFILLAINKWDHPFQKINMGGLTCDSMDYYNSESHSSELFMPLIEEDEKLYVGFFHTGAYQDSLGGYGGIQHCLIPAPKHVLIDKDEDGQLFTTVFAEEQNHDSMMKILGY
- the rocF gene encoding arginase, whose amino-acid sequence is MRKIRLVEVRSELAAGTRGASMGIDALKIASIKRHSNFFMRFEPVSVKDENQLLFGDPQFDFAKYGEGVFTMLNRVCDTITELRKEQLFPIVLAGDHSTAAGTICGIKQADPEKRLGVIWIDAHADFHSPYTTPSGNMHGMPLAMVTAIDNEACEVNDVEEETEALWERIKKIGGRGPKIAPSDVVFIGVRDTEAPEEHILKEHGIRNFSTEEVNQKGVEAVASEALEILSECDQVYISFDVDSLDTSISTGTGTPVPNGLSKEQAFDLNRELIKDKRVCCWEIVEVNPTLDTENRMAESAFDILEATTDSLIKNF
- a CDS encoding aldo/keto reductase family oxidoreductase — its product is MKQIQISDKLSISNIVHGMWRLTEWDFTQDQLISFVEKCIEMGIDTFDHADIYGDYMVEEVFGNALGTVPDLNKRIKVITKYGIKLLSENRPDHYIKHYDTSYDHIIWSVDNSLAKLQREQIDILLIHRPDPFSDPSEIARAFSDLRQSGKVQEFGVSNYLPGQFDNLQAHMDFPLVTNQVEISVAALQEFDNGTIDLCQEVGIPPMAWSPLSGGSIFNGETHRFLTIRNVLHKISDEHGVTIDQIMYAWLLKHPANIIPLVGSGKIERVKAAVDSLDIDLTRQQWFELWVASKGENVP
- the argS gene encoding arginine--tRNA ligase, whose amino-acid sequence is MEEQIKQGIADALKALYSHEVAAEAIALQPTRKEFEGTYTFVTFPFARFSKKNPEETGNEIGAYLETHCEVVSGFNTVKGFLNISVSEASQVQSFIQMFNGKDVAASSLFDVAPTGRTVVVEYSSPNTNKPLHLGHLRNNFLGNSVSRILKAAGNEVHKVQIINDRGIHICKSMLAWLRFGEGETPETSGLKGDHLVGKYYVAFDKAFKAEVADLVAKGFQQEQAEKEAPILLEAQEMLKKWEAKDPEVYALWEKMNGWVYEGFNATYDKMGVDFDQLYYESDTYLIGRDRVMEGLEKGVFFKKEDGSVWVDLTDEGLDEKLLLRSDGTSVYMTQDIGTALMRFDDYPGLSQLIYTVGNEQEYHFKVLFLILKKLGYHWASSCYHLSYGMVDLPSGKMKSREGTVVDADDLMQEMANTAKSRTEELGKIDGFSEDQASELYEMLGLGAIKYFLLKVDPRKRMLFNPEESIEFQGNTGPFIQYTHARISSILRKANQLGVSFDAENFDQVNEIHQMEKDLIYALGLYPEKLKAAAEAYSPAVIAQYVYDLAKDYNRFYAELSIFNESDKNLQQFRVALSALTAQTIKVSMGLLGVDVPDRM
- a CDS encoding 1,4-dihydroxy-2-naphthoate polyprenyltransferase; protein product: MKNWIVAFRLRTLPLALASIGMGAFLAGASGNFDALVFGLCALTTIFLQVLSNLANDYGDSIHGADSTERQGPSRAVQSGAITKAQMKRAILIFVLLSLASGIALIYVAFGWMSFNFNLFLGIGALAILAAITYTAGYKPYGYAGLGDISVLIFFGFVAVMGSAFLYEQSLNWNYLLPAISVGFFSVAVLNVNNIRDIESDEKAGKRSIPVRLGRDAAVRYHWFLLFSGFAAALVYVALNYVAVTQFLFVLSLPLLLVNARAVHSKRNAAELDPFLKQMALSTLLFVVLFGLGSLL
- a CDS encoding Crp/Fnr family transcriptional regulator, translated to MSLNKSSQLNVQCQFCKSRTDSHFADLPEEDLSILSAHKSCVTYKKGQNLFYEGTRPMGIFCINYGKVKVYKMGSNGKEQILFIAQPGDFLGYRSLLSEEFYGASAAVIEQAAICFIPKSDFLTILNKNPAFFNKLMKAVCHELGVMEDKLAQLAQKSVRERLAATILMLKETYGMEGEGSDLIDIALSREDLANIVGTATETVIRLLSEFKSDGLIGLEGKKIKVMDTQKLVHEADFYG